The DNA sequence AAAAGGGGGGCAACTCAGTCTGAAGATCAGAAGCTGTTGAGTTGGTGTCTTTCTGTTATGAGGACGATACGTTCATCCCCTGATCGAAAGATTGATACAGTCAAGTAACCTCTATCTCGTAATGGACCAAAATGTACGAGGCAGAAGCACGAATTATCTGACCACGGAGAGGGAATGACACAGACAAATGATCTGATAGAATGGAAAGGTGAACAATAATTGACAGTCCTGAAGGAATGATCGGAGAAGTTGCTATcagaggaaagagggaggggttaaatcaaagaagagagaaggagggagatgaagggaagaagagagtagaggagaaagaagatgaagattcacgagagaatgaaagaagatGGAGCTTAGTGTACGAGTTTCCTTAGTAGttagtggtggtggtaatgGTATAATGGGAATCAATCAGACCAAGTGAACAATACCACCCATACAGTAGGTACACCCTATAGAAGTACCCCAAACGGTGATGTGGGGGAAAATACgacaagacaaaaaaaaacagCAAACCCGTTGAAGAGGTAATCAAAAACAAGCGTTCATCGTGCATCTCAGCTATATAAACAAATAGATTGCGTAAAATAGTTTTTATGGTTTATCTAGGTAAGAAGGGattattctctcttttctgtcTGGTCTATTTGTTCACGATTCTCCATCATCACAATCGTTGGTTACGATGGATGATAAGGGTAGGAGGCAAAAGTAGAACTTGAGCTACCTGCTTTAGCTTGTCATGAAGTATTAAGACAAAGTTACCATAACTGCAATACCTAAGGTCTGTCCAATGGTTCAGAAGTGGTTGTATCTTGGTTCGCTCCTGtcgcttttttcttttcttttcttctcctcagtcTCTTATAACAAAAACTGGAGGGATTTAATCTGTATCTATATACCCGAGGAAACATAGCACATGGGGAAATGAGAGAAGATTTAAGCATAaccattctcatccttctaAAATTAAAATTCTCCCCTTGCAACGAGCCGCTTGGGTGCATCTTGCTTCCAAGTCAGGAGACCGTTGTATTACCTATTCATAGTAGGGTAGGGTACCTTGGGTGATCTCCGGTCTTTGCTCACTAACCTAAGAACAGTCTAGCAAGCCTGTATCGGGGTATTACCttagtactccgtaccggCCTACCAGAAAGTTCATGCGGGTATAGTTTGTATCCAGTGGTATTGATAATCCTTCCCTACGCTGCGACCGGCCCAATAGTTGCCCTCTTTTTGGTTCCAAAAGACCCATAATAGCTGTTGGCGGGGCTCCGGATAAAACTGAGATTGGACAACTGCAGTATCCAGTGTGTGTTTTCGTTGTTCGTATTGTGAGAGACAGATTAATGTTCAATCTAACACCGAAACCTGAAGGCGAAGATGTCTCTGATCGGATGGCGAAAGTTCTTGGTCAACTGACCGAGCTCATGGCTTGACCTTTTGAAGCTTACTTTCTCCAATACGCTCGTGGTGTTCATGATGATGCAAAGGGCCCCATTCCCGCCCTTCAAACCGAGGAACGGGGGGCCGAACTAATGGACAATCATTCGAGTAGTCCAATGATGGTGACGATGAGGCTGTTGGTTTGAAATTGTTTGGCGATCTTCAGATCCTAACTTCTAAGGCTCCTTCACGCCGGCCTACGGCTACCCATACGGCCACTTGTGTATTTTCTCCCTTGCTGACTAATCATCATGTGGTTCATTCAAAAATTATGACTAAGTCACTTTTGATTTGACGAAGCATTCGACTGCAAACAAAGGTCGCGTACAGCTAATTCCATCGGAGACTTACCAAATCCCCCGTGAGGCTGTTCATTGACAGCTATTCCGTGGTCACACTCCTTTTCAGTCTCCGTACATCCTCATCCCGCATATCGCGGGAATATTTACCCCGATTTTTCATTCGTTTACTAGGATCTTCGTGTAGCGCACCGGCGACTTTCTCGAAGTTCGAGGCCTGTCCCATTTTGTTGGAAACACCGAACTAACCGCTTCGACTCCTTGCCATTGAGTGTTATTATAACTGTGTGAGTCTTGTCATACGAGACTGACGGCTCCATCAAAGGTGACGGTCTAAAAACTCGGAATATAAGTATTTCCGGTTGAGTCCAAAGTCATTGGATAACGAATTGCGGTTTCTTCTGGTCATTGTGTACAAGCTATGTTCTAAAACTTACATTGCACAATTGATTGGACATCATCTCTAGGGCATTCTTTTGGAGCCTCCCTTGACACTTCTGAACCTTTCCCTAGCCCTGACAAGCTGTTTCGGGATACACAACACTTTCGATAAAAGCTTTCCTATTACGTGCACAGTCTGCGATATGGGGCGCTTAAGCTACCCTCAAGAGCTGGACAGTCCGTCCCGGCAACTCGTGCTAGAGTTGGCTCGAGATCTAGAGCAACTCCGTGTTCACAATACTGAAttgaagaaagtcaaagCATATGAACGCCGATCCTTCTACGAATCTCTTGATCGGATCGATAGTGAACTAGAAGCTCAACACAATGAAGCCCTCGATAAAGTTGCCAAACTACATGACCAAGTactggaagaagccgaagaaacTTTGCGAGTGCATCAGCGAGCggtagaggaggagaatcgccgcaaggaagaagaagcccgcaAGGAGGCGGAGCGCATCGAGCGTGAGAAAGCGGAAAGGCTACGCCGTGAGCAGGAAGAAGCTGCACGCCGAGAGGCGGAGCGAAAGGCGGCAGAGGAAGCCagaaagaaggccgaagCAGAGGCGGAAAGGCAACGACGGGCAGCgcaagaggaaaaggaacgGAAAGAACAGGAGCgattggaggaagagaaccGCAAACGTCAAGCAGAGGCACACAAGGCGGAGCAAGAAGCGGCAAGGCTGAAAGCTGAAGCTGCACAAAAATCACGGGAAgagcaacagaagaaggtcggTGGGGCGCGTCtgacggaggaagagatcaatgTGCAAGCACGCTATGTCGAGCTCCACCAGCATCTCAAGAAATTTAGGCAATACCTGAAGGATGAAGGAAAATCCAACATGGTCGTCAAACAGAACATGGGTGACATGCGTCGATCGATCAAGAAATGTGTTGGCCAACtacgagaaggaaaggggaCTAACAAGGGCCAGGTACGTGGGATTATTTTGTTTgtcaaaaagagaaaagaaaagaaaagaaaagtgctTAGAGACTGGTTAGCTAACCAAAATATTCCTTCTAGCTTCAAGAAATTCGCGCGACCCTCGAGAAAGCTGCTTCTATCCCTGAACCATCTGTCGATATCCGACAATTCATGGCCTTTCCACCAGAGGACATTGCCAATTCTGATGACAACAAGGTGCCAGCTCTGTTGATCTACGCCCTGAATATATTCTCGAAATCTTTAATCTCGTCTCTGATCACGGAAGCCTCTATCAATCCCGGCCACGCAGAGCCAGTCGGCATCGTAGCTGCGCagatcttctccacggaCGCCTTTATCTATAAAGGTCATCATATGGTTGACATACTCTGGGCCAAATATCGTGTCGTCTGTCCGGCGCTCTGGGGATTCTACGGCAACGAAAAGACCGAAGCCGGTAGGCGTGCCTTAGGATGGTGGCGAGAAGCACCAGGAGGTCCTTTCATCAGTGAACAGGTCCATATGGACCGAATGACAGCTCTTGGTGCTGGGTTTGCGGCGCTCACCCTGCGCAATTTTGGAAAGACCCCACGGAAGAATCCATTTCCCAACCACATGTTTTGGCTTGCGATGCACAAAATTTTGATGATTCCCCCGAGCGAGATTCAGGAGACACACGTTATCCTGCTTTCGGCCATGCTCAAATCTTCTGCTGAAAGGATCGTCGGCTTCTTTGGTCATATCGGTCTGGCATTAATGAGGAAGGCCATAGTCGATCTACCAAGCAGCGTGCCTCGTCAGAGTATGGGCGTTAATCAACTGAAACTTCTGAAAGACCTATACAAGCGAGAGAAGAACATAATTATCTGAGAGAACTGTGGCCGGGTACAGTTCCTGTCGGCGCAGCGGATTCCGGCTAGTGACTTATCGCGAGTCGTCCATTTTCTTTAAACTCACCGAAGGACAAATGGAAGTGCGCGATAATAAATGTCGCACGATTAGTCGATAGGCACCGACATAACTCCGAAGCCGACCGAATCATCACCGCCAGACCTCCGGTTCAGGGCCTAAGTGAGGCTGATGGGAAACTGATAGATATGCGGTCAACGAAAAATAGTCGGATCTTCGTGTCTAGCCGGATTTCACGGTGTGAACGGTCATCACTGTTGCGTACGCTGACCAATTGAGGCGCTCTTCCCTGTCTTGTTCAGGATCTAGAAGCTGGGATTATGTGTAGCCTATTTAGCCATACCACCAATTCCCGCATGGCGCTCGAAGAGAGTGAACACGGGTTCTATTGTACAACATTAACGGTGACGGTGTTGGCAACCAAACCAAGCGGTCTCTTAATGACCGTTGTTATAAGGTTGAGTTTCGTGTACACGGCTTTCGGATCATGGCCGGTTTTCTTCGCTGTCGGGAATTATATTTAGTTTATCACCAGTTCCGATCGGCCCACCATCACGCAACTACGGGACTGCCGAGTCTATCATTCGTCCGCCAGCTGCACTAACTTGATATCGATACCGCGATACATATGGATGACATCCTGGTTTTTTACCTTGGAATGAATCATACGTTCACACATCAGATGCCGACCCTTGGTTCAGGGGCATCCTTGACAGCTATCACTGCATTAGCCTCGTCTTTATATATTCGGCACCTTCTCATCGACGAAAGTAATCTATAAGGGtagaataataatgaacCATATACACTTCACctatcatcatccatcacTGCTAAGCAGTCTCAATTTTATATCTTTCAGTATAGATACGTGATCAGTCCTCTTCCATTGCATCATTCCACGCAAGCAATGGCTGCGTATCTCCCTTTAGAGATCATCCAGtccatccttctccacctcgATGTGGAAACATATGTTGCCGCACGGCAGGCATGTCGCTCCTGGCGATATGCGGCGTCGGCACCATACATGTTCAGGAAAGCTTTACAGCAAGTCCCGGTGTCATTGCCTCCAACGATAACCACCCTGACTCAAGATCAATGGACCACGTACTTGGCGCAGATCACCCGCTTGAATCTACTACATTGCCGACAGAATATTCAGAAGTCAGTGACCCAACGGGAACTTCCCCTGGAATGCTCCCCAACCACTGTGGTGGGCAGCTCAAGCGATGGACGGAAACTGGTGACCCTGAAAGGAGGGCGGGTGACCGTATACGAGCGTGCAAACCTGACGAGTCCATGGGAGTACTCACGCGGTATAACACTTTGCTCGCAGTGGACCTCTGTCGCCCGTGCCATGCTAGAAGGGGGGACCGCAGGCTGCATGTCCATCAATCAGCGATACGCAAAACAAAGTATCGCTGTCTCCTCTCAGGGGGACCTCATCGCGGTAGGGCTGGGGAGAACCATCCAAATATACAGCCTTCACAAGGATCAAAATCTTCTGTCTCCCGCAGAATATGTACTAGGCCAGGATAACTCATTGGCCAGCACCACACGAGGCCATTACGAGGACACGGACGGCGTCGTTGATACTCTAGAATTTGCCGACGACGACACTCTCCTTCGTGTCTCTATCCACAAAGAAACAACCATTCATCAACCCACCCGAGTGCGGTATTTGGGCTGCCCGGACCTTGCACACAGCCAACCCGACCTGAACTACTGGCGAGCAAACATCAACCGGATCTACCTCGACTCAGCAGCTTTATCAGTGGCGCTTGCAGGACAGGACGAATACCGACTGATCTTCCGAGGCCTACGACTCCTCCCCCCATCATTCCCCGCAACccagcaacaagaacaagaagaccaGCAAACCTCACCTCCAACGCCACGCTACTTCGTCGCATCACTGCAGTCAGGCGTCATCCACAGCTACTGCATCGGCCTCGCCACCCCCCTCACATCCAACTCCGCCCAAACAGTGAAGGTACACCGACTCCTCCCATCCGCCTATTTCCGCCCCGGAGACGGCATCACAGGCAGCCGCACAGAAGAACTCCCACCACTCAACCCACCCCTCCCATCCAGCCGCTGCGATGAGCAACACATCACATACAACCTCCTAGACACAGTCCCGCGGTGGAACGCAGCCAACCTCCCATCCGCAACCTTCTCATCCCCCCTCCTATCCATCTCC is a window from the Aspergillus oryzae RIB40 DNA, chromosome 6 genome containing:
- a CDS encoding putative RNA export mediator Gle1 (predicted protein) produces the protein MGRLSYPQELDSPSRQLVLELARDLEQLRVHNTELKKVKAYERRSFYESLDRIDSELEAQHNEALDKVAKLHDQVLEEAEETLRVHQRAVEEENRRKEEEARKEAERIEREKAERLRREQEEAARREAERKAAEEARKKAEAEAERQRRAAQEEKERKEQERLEEENRKRQAEAHKAEQEAARLKAEAAQKSREEQQKKVGGARLTEEEINVQARYVELHQHLKKFRQYLKDEGKSNMVVKQNMGDMRRSIKKCVGQLREGKGTNKGQLQEIRATLEKAASIPEPSVDIRQFMAFPPEDIANSDDNKVPALLIYALNIFSKSLISSLITEASINPGHAEPVGIVAAQIFSTDAFIYKGHHMVDILWAKYRVVCPALWGFYGNEKTEAGRRALGWWREAPGGPFISEQVHMDRMTALGAGFAALTLRNFGKTPRKNPFPNHMFWLAMHKILMIPPSEIQETHVILLSAMLKSSAERIVGFFGHIGLALMRKAIVDLPSSVPRQSMGVNQLKLLKDLYKREKNIII
- a CDS encoding F-box protein (predicted protein), giving the protein MAAYLPLEIIQSILLHLDVETYVAARQACRSWRYAASAPYMFRKALQQVPVSLPPTITTLTQDQWTTYLAQITRLNLLHCRQNIQKSVTQRELPLECSPTTVVGSSSDGRKLVTLKGGRVTVYERANLTSPWEYSRGITLCSQWTSVARAMLEGGTAGCMSINQRYAKQSIAVSSQGDLIAVGLGRTIQIYSLHKDQNLLSPAEYVLGQDNSLASTTRGHYEDTDGVVDTLEFADDDTLLRVSIHKETTIHQPTRVRYLGCPDLAHSQPDLNYWRANINRIYLDSAALSVALAGQDEYRLIFRGLRLLPPSFPATQQQEQEDQQTSPPTPRYFVASLQSGVIHSYCIGLATPLTSNSAQTVKVHRLLPSAYFRPGDGITGSRTEELPPLNPPLPSSRCDEQHITYNLLDTVPRWNAANLPSATFSSPLLSISTDHKILALYEPSGNYSPAIVSGGSLYLYCLENCHPVYQPGPQRFKQPTQKTSLPHQRATGPEDKSSVDARYPPPDIVPSWPFLLDKVPVDIDSLEVKRPTHDDGVVNSKSCAYTVTAHSGGQVLEWRMSA